From a region of the Tursiops truncatus isolate mTurTru1 chromosome 13, mTurTru1.mat.Y, whole genome shotgun sequence genome:
- the HIC2 gene encoding hypermethylated in cancer 2 protein yields the protein MVSGPLALRWCVWAGRGDMGPDMELPSHSKQLLLQLNQQRTKGFLCDVIIMVENSIFRAHKNVLAASSIYFKSLVLHDNLINLDTDMVSSTVFQQILDFIYTGKLLPSDQPAEPNFSTLLTAASYLQLPELAALCRRKLKRAGKPFGSGRGGAGLGRPPRGQRLSTASVIQARYPGLVDGRKGAHTPQELPQAKGSDEELFLGGSSQESAHGLGRPVCPASGEAGLGGCSTNGSGGGCEQELGLDLSKKSPPLPPATPGPPLTPDDPAQLSDSQQGSPLSASAPPVANSASYAELGGNPSEPMDLEGAEDNPLSLLEGPGGQPPRKSLRHSARKKEWAKKEPVAASPFERREAAPKGPCPGEEAEGLGDRVPNGILASNAVAGGPYGEPSYPCKEEEENGKDGSEDSGQSGSEGGSGHAGAHYMYRQEGYETVSYGDNLYVCIPCAKGFPSSEQLNAHVETHTEEELFIKEEGAYETGSGGAEEEAEDLSAPSAAYAAEPRPFKCSVCEKTYKDPATLRQHEKTHWLTRPFPCNICGKMFTQRGTMTRHMRSHLGLKPFACDECGMRFTRQYRLTEHMRVHSGEKPYECQLCGGKFTQQRNLISHLRMHTSPS from the exons ATGGTTTCTGGGCCCCTGGCACTCCG GTGGTGCGTGTGGGCAGGGCGTGGGGACATGGGGCCCGACATGGAACTGCCCAGCCACTCGAAGCAGCTCCTGCTGCAGCTGAACCAGCAGCGGACCAAGGGCTTCCTGTGTGACGTCATCATCATGGTGGAGAACTCCATCTTCCGGGCCCACAAGAACGTGCTGGCCGCCAGCAGCATCTACTTCAAGTCCCTGGTCCTGCACGACAACCTCATCAACCTGGACACGGACATGGTCAGCTCCACGGTGTTCCAGCAGATCCTGGACTTCATCTACACCGGCAAGCTGCTGCCCAGTGACCAGCCAGCCGAACCCAACTTCAGCACGCTCCTCACCGCCGCCAGCTACCTCCAGCTGCCCGAGTTGGCAGCTCTCTGCCGGCGCAAACTCAAGAGAGCTGGCAAACCCTTTGGCTCCGGGCGGGGTGGGGCCGGCCTGGGGCGGCCACCCCGCGGCCAGCGGCTGTCCACGGCCTCTGTCATCCAGGCCCGGTATCCGGGGCTCGTGGACGGGCGCAAGGGGGCCCACACCCCCCAGGAGCTCCCCCAGGCCAAAGGCTCCGATGAGGAGCTCTTCCTGGGCGGCTCCAGCCAGGAGAGCGCGCACGGCCTGGGTCGGCCAGTCTGTCCAGCCAGCGGGGAGGCCGGCCTGGGTGGCTGCAGCACCAATGGCAGTGGTGGGGGCTGCGAGCAGGAGCTGGGCCTGGACTTGTCCAAGAAAAGCCCCCCGCTGCCCCCCGCCACCCCCGGGCCCCCCCTCACCCCCGACGACCCAGCCCAGCTGAGTGACAGTCAGCAAGGCTCACCCCTCTCGGCCTCCGCCCCTCCCGTCGCCAACAGTGCCTCTTACGCCGAGCTGGGGGGCAACCCCAGTGAGCCCATGGATCTGGAGGGGGCCGAGGACAACCCCCTGAGCCTATTGGAGGGGCCGGGCGGGCAGCCCCCCCGCAAGAGCCTCCGGCACTCGGCCCGCAAGAAGGAGTGGGCCAAGAAGGAGCCCGTGGCTGCCTCCCCCTTTGAGCGGAGGGAAGCAGCGCCGAAGGGTCCCTGCCCAGGGGAGGAGGCTGAAGGGCTTGGGGACAGGGTTCCCAACGGCATCCTGGCCAGCAATGCGGTGGCGGGCGGGCCCTACGGGGAGCCCTCATACCCCtgcaaggaggaggaggagaacgGCAAGGATGGGAGTGAGGACAGTGGGCAAAGCGGGAGCGAGGGCGGCAGCGGCCATGCCGGCGCCCACTACATGTACCGGCAGGAGGGCTATGAGACGGTGTCCTATGGGGACAACCTGTATGTGTGCATCCCCTGCGCTAAGGGCTTCCCCAGCTCCGAGCAGCTCAACGCGCACGTGGAGACGCACACAGAGGAGGAGCTCTTCATCAAGGAGGAGGGTGCCTATGAGACAGGCAGCGGGGGCGCCGAGGAGGAGGCCGAGGACCTGTCAGCGCCCAGCGCGGCCTACGCAGCCGAGCCCCGGCCCTTCAAGTGCTCGGTCTGCGAGAAGACCTACAAGGACCCGGCCACTCTGCGGCAGCACGAGAAGACTCACTGGCTGACGCGGCCCTTCCCCTGCAACATCTGCGGCAAGATGTTCACGCAGCGCGGCACCATGACGCGCCACATGCGCAGCCACCTGGGCCTGAAGCCCTTTGCCTGTGACGAGTGCGGCATGCGCTTCACCCGCCAGTACCGCCTCACTGAGCACATGCGCGTGCACTCGGGCGAGAAGCCCTACGAGTGCCAGCTGTGCGGGGGCAAGTTTACGCAGCAGCGCAACCTCATCAGCCACCTGCGCATGCACACCTCCCCCTCCTAG